The following coding sequences lie in one Microvirga sp. 17 mud 1-3 genomic window:
- the recG gene encoding ATP-dependent DNA helicase RecG, with amino-acid sequence MSLRPSILDPFFAPASTLPGVGPKIAPLLDRLLGEPGRPTRVMDLLFHLPSGGIAREMKGSIADAPIGEPVTLSVTVAAHRPPPPGRRAPYRVLVEDETGDVVLVFFNGQKARLEKLLPLGQRRYVSGKIELWDGMRQMVHPDRVLDERGIENLPAVEAVYGLTEGLSSRMVGRYMGAALERLPTLPEWQDPAWLARNALPPMAQALALLHRPDDPRALTDEALAKSPPRRRLAYDELLASQLALALVRSRMRRLPGRVNAGDGHLVEKLKRALPFGLTGSQEKAVEDIRRDLVADKKMLRLLQGDVGSGKTVVGLLAMASALEAGRQAALMAPTEILARQHFERIAPMAREAGLTIALLTGRDKGAERRAVLAGLADGSVQIAVGTHALFQEGVAFHDLGIAVVDEQHRFGVHQRLALGAKGEAVDILVMTATPIPRTLALTYFGDMDVSVLDEKPAGRKPIATKLISIERLDEVIGGIGRAVANGDQVYWVCPLVGESETLDLAAAEERFEQLQSIFGDQVGLVHGKLPGREKDAAMERFSKGETKILISTTVIEVGVDVPQATIMVIEHAERFGLAQLHQLRGRIGRGSRSSTCLLVYKGPLGQTAQARLEMMRQTEDGFRIAEEDLRLRGEGEVLGTRQSGLPGFRLARLESDGDLLAAARDDARLIVDRDPELTSERGQALRVLLYLFERDSAIRLLRAG; translated from the coding sequence ATGTCATTGCGTCCTTCGATTCTCGACCCTTTCTTCGCACCGGCTTCCACTCTTCCGGGCGTCGGCCCCAAGATTGCGCCCCTGCTGGACCGGCTGCTGGGCGAGCCCGGCCGCCCGACCCGCGTGATGGATCTGCTCTTTCATCTTCCCAGCGGCGGCATCGCCCGGGAAATGAAGGGCTCCATCGCGGATGCTCCCATCGGGGAACCGGTGACGCTTTCGGTGACGGTCGCGGCCCACCGCCCGCCCCCGCCGGGGCGTCGTGCACCTTACCGGGTGCTGGTGGAGGACGAGACGGGAGACGTCGTGCTTGTCTTCTTCAATGGCCAGAAGGCGCGGCTGGAGAAGCTCCTGCCGCTCGGCCAGCGCCGCTATGTCTCCGGCAAGATCGAGCTCTGGGATGGCATGCGCCAGATGGTCCATCCGGACCGCGTCCTCGACGAGCGCGGCATCGAGAACCTTCCGGCCGTGGAGGCGGTCTACGGCCTGACGGAGGGCCTCTCGTCCCGCATGGTCGGACGCTACATGGGCGCGGCCCTCGAGCGGCTGCCAACCCTGCCCGAATGGCAGGATCCGGCCTGGCTCGCCCGCAATGCGCTGCCGCCCATGGCCCAGGCTCTGGCGCTCCTCCACCGCCCTGACGACCCTCGGGCCCTGACGGACGAAGCCCTCGCCAAGTCGCCCCCGCGCCGGCGCTTGGCCTATGACGAGCTTCTCGCGTCCCAGCTCGCCCTGGCCCTGGTGCGCAGCCGCATGCGCCGCCTGCCCGGCCGCGTGAATGCCGGGGACGGGCATCTGGTGGAAAAGCTCAAGCGCGCCCTGCCCTTCGGCCTGACGGGCTCCCAGGAGAAGGCCGTGGAGGATATTCGCCGGGATCTCGTCGCCGACAAGAAGATGCTGCGCCTGCTCCAGGGCGACGTGGGCTCCGGCAAGACCGTGGTCGGGCTCTTGGCCATGGCGAGCGCCCTCGAGGCGGGCCGGCAGGCCGCCCTCATGGCGCCGACCGAAATCCTGGCGCGGCAGCATTTCGAGCGGATCGCCCCCATGGCCCGCGAGGCGGGCCTGACCATCGCGCTGCTGACCGGCAGGGACAAGGGCGCGGAGCGACGGGCCGTCCTGGCGGGCCTTGCGGATGGCAGCGTCCAGATCGCCGTCGGCACCCACGCGCTCTTTCAGGAGGGTGTCGCGTTCCACGACCTCGGCATTGCGGTGGTGGACGAACAGCACCGGTTCGGCGTCCATCAGCGCCTTGCGCTGGGCGCCAAGGGCGAGGCGGTCGACATCCTGGTCATGACCGCGACGCCGATTCCGCGCACCCTCGCGCTCACCTATTTCGGCGACATGGACGTGTCGGTGCTGGACGAGAAGCCGGCGGGCCGCAAGCCCATCGCCACAAAGCTCATCTCCATCGAGCGGCTGGACGAGGTCATCGGCGGAATCGGCCGGGCTGTCGCCAACGGCGATCAGGTCTATTGGGTCTGTCCGCTGGTGGGCGAATCCGAGACCCTGGACCTCGCGGCCGCCGAGGAGCGGTTCGAGCAGCTGCAGAGCATTTTCGGGGACCAGGTGGGCCTCGTTCACGGCAAGCTCCCGGGCCGCGAGAAGGACGCCGCCATGGAGCGCTTCTCGAAGGGAGAGACCAAGATTCTCATCTCCACCACCGTCATCGAGGTGGGGGTCGACGTTCCACAGGCCACCATCATGGTGATCGAGCACGCGGAGCGCTTCGGGCTGGCGCAGCTCCACCAGCTGCGCGGCCGCATCGGCCGCGGGTCGCGCTCGTCGACCTGCCTGCTCGTCTACAAGGGCCCCCTCGGGCAAACCGCGCAGGCAAGGCTCGAAATGATGCGCCAGACCGAGGACGGCTTCCGGATCGCCGAGGAGGACCTTCGCCTGCGTGGCGAAGGCGAGGTGCTGGGCACGCGCCAATCCGGCCTTCCGGGCTTCAGGCTCGCACGTCTTGAGAGCGACGGCGACCTTTTGGCCGCAGCGCGGGACGATGCGCGCCTGATCGTGGACCGCGACCCGGAGCTCACCAGCGAACGTGGCCAAGCCCTGCGGGTGCTGCTCTACCTTTTCGAGCGAGATTCGGCGATCCGGCTTTTAAGGGCGGGATAG
- a CDS encoding cadherin domain-containing protein, whose translation MITNSGTIKGIVDLTKGNDTYHGELGSVLFGYISLGDGQDSAYGGAGTEVFYGGLGDDLIDGGGGLDTVAFDHAATVDLRLTTAQNTGEGMDTLIHIENLTGSAGKDTFIGDDGANRLEGRHGDDTLTGNGGNDVLLPGAGNNVVDGGAGIDTVSYEDRTYGVIIDLSLAGPQAVGPNHTDTLQNIENVIGGEAGDLLKGDAGNNVLTGGKGDDTLDGRGGVNTAVFSGKAADYSIQSLEGGGLFFKVQDKVSGRDGTDTLSNIRFAQFADKTVVLSNTAPASLTLSASAVAENTPAGTTVATVSATDADGDAITYALTDPTGTFKLDGTKLVLLKAPDYETGPHAYELTLTATDAYGLARSETVTVTVTDVADTPAGGGGGSSGGAGNPSGPVALSLRGTARVDRLTGADGHDVLKGLSGHDRLYGGAGKDVLYGGAGQDIFVFDAKFNKKTNLDKIADFNVKDDTLWLENSLFKANKSLYAAIKKGSEAKPAKMASKFFTVGDKAKDANDFFIYDKKTGVLSYDADGSGSKAAVEIATLKKGLKLTEKDFFFV comes from the coding sequence GTGATCACCAACAGCGGAACGATCAAGGGCATCGTCGATCTCACGAAAGGCAATGATACCTATCACGGGGAGCTGGGCAGCGTTCTCTTTGGATATATTAGTCTCGGCGACGGGCAGGATTCCGCCTATGGCGGCGCCGGCACCGAGGTCTTCTATGGCGGCCTCGGCGATGACCTAATCGATGGCGGCGGCGGCCTCGACACTGTCGCCTTCGACCATGCTGCGACGGTCGACCTGCGCCTCACCACCGCGCAGAACACCGGCGAGGGGATGGATACTCTGATCCATATCGAGAACCTCACAGGATCCGCCGGAAAGGACACCTTCATCGGCGACGACGGCGCCAACCGCCTCGAGGGGCGACACGGTGACGATACCCTGACCGGCAATGGCGGCAACGACGTCCTCCTGCCCGGAGCGGGCAACAACGTCGTGGATGGCGGCGCCGGCATCGATACGGTCTCGTATGAAGACCGAACATATGGCGTGATCATCGATCTCAGCCTGGCGGGGCCGCAGGCGGTCGGGCCGAACCATACCGATACGCTGCAGAACATCGAGAACGTCATCGGCGGAGAAGCCGGCGACCTGCTGAAAGGTGATGCGGGCAACAATGTCCTGACCGGCGGCAAAGGCGACGATACCCTCGACGGCCGCGGCGGCGTCAACACGGCGGTCTTCTCCGGCAAAGCCGCCGATTACTCTATTCAAAGCCTGGAGGGGGGAGGACTCTTTTTCAAGGTGCAGGACAAAGTGTCCGGCCGCGACGGCACCGATACGCTCAGCAACATCCGCTTTGCCCAGTTCGCCGACAAGACGGTCGTGCTCTCCAACACCGCGCCCGCCAGCCTCACCCTGTCGGCCTCCGCGGTGGCCGAGAACACGCCCGCCGGCACGACGGTCGCCACCGTCTCGGCCACGGATGCGGACGGCGATGCCATCACCTATGCGCTCACCGATCCGACCGGCACGTTCAAGCTCGACGGCACGAAGCTCGTGCTGCTCAAGGCGCCCGATTACGAGACCGGCCCGCACGCCTATGAGCTCACCCTCACGGCGACCGATGCTTACGGTCTTGCCCGCTCCGAGACAGTGACCGTCACGGTGACCGACGTGGCCGACACGCCCGCCGGCGGAGGGGGCGGCTCGTCCGGTGGGGCCGGCAACCCGTCCGGCCCGGTGGCGCTGAGCCTGCGCGGCACGGCGCGGGTTGACCGGCTCACCGGCGCGGACGGCCACGATGTGCTCAAGGGGCTGTCCGGCCATGACAGGCTCTACGGCGGGGCCGGCAAGGACGTGCTGTATGGCGGCGCGGGCCAGGACATCTTCGTGTTCGATGCCAAGTTCAACAAGAAGACCAACCTCGACAAGATCGCCGACTTCAATGTGAAGGACGACACGCTCTGGCTGGAGAACAGCCTGTTCAAGGCCAACAAGAGCCTCTATGCGGCGATCAAGAAGGGCAGCGAGGCCAAGCCGGCGAAGATGGCGAGCAAGTTCTTCACGGTGGGCGACAAGGCCAAGGATGCCAACGACTTCTTCATCTACGACAAGAAGACGGGCGTGCTGTCCTATGATGCGGATGGGTCCGGGTCGAAGGCTGCGGTCGAGATTGCGACCCTCAAGAAGGGCCTCAAGCTGACCGAAAAGGACTTCTTCTTTGTCTGA
- a CDS encoding cytochrome c biogenesis CcdA family protein, whose protein sequence is MLSVSFPAAALGGLISFLSPCVLPLVPPYLSFLAGTTFDRLSAGDDAVRRRAMTAALLFVAGFSTVFVLLGATASALGQAVRQYLDVLSTLAGIAIIVMGLHFLGLFRIALFYREARFSVNRPVGLWGAYVMGLAFAFGWTPCIGPVLAAILAVAGSETSVSRGALLLAAYSAGLGVPFLLAAFAMKPFVAFMKRMRSHFAVVEKVMGVLMVLTGIAFLTGWIANASFWLLETFPILGRLG, encoded by the coding sequence ATGCTTAGCGTCTCCTTTCCGGCCGCGGCCCTCGGCGGCCTCATTAGCTTCCTGAGCCCCTGCGTCCTGCCGCTGGTGCCGCCATACCTGTCCTTCCTGGCCGGAACCACCTTCGACCGCCTGAGCGCGGGGGACGATGCGGTACGTCGCCGGGCTATGACGGCGGCGCTCCTCTTCGTGGCGGGTTTCTCGACCGTCTTCGTGCTCCTGGGCGCCACCGCCTCGGCCCTGGGGCAGGCGGTGCGGCAATATCTCGACGTTCTGAGCACGCTCGCGGGCATCGCCATCATCGTGATGGGCCTGCATTTCCTGGGGCTTTTCAGGATCGCACTGTTCTACCGGGAGGCGCGGTTCTCGGTAAACCGGCCCGTGGGCCTGTGGGGCGCCTACGTGATGGGCCTCGCCTTCGCGTTCGGCTGGACGCCCTGCATCGGCCCGGTTCTCGCTGCCATCCTGGCGGTGGCAGGATCGGAGACGAGCGTGTCCCGCGGCGCCCTGCTGCTCGCGGCCTATTCGGCGGGCCTCGGTGTCCCGTTCCTGCTCGCCGCCTTCGCGATGAAGCCCTTCGTGGCCTTCATGAAGCGCATGCGCTCGCATTTCGCAGTGGTCGAGAAGGTGATGGGCGTCCTCATGGTCCTGACCGGCATCGCGTTCCTCACGGGCTGGATCGCCAACGCGTCCTTCTGGCTCCTGGAGACCTTTCCGATCCTGGGGCGGCTGGGCTAG
- a CDS encoding P1 family peptidase, translating to MRLPSRMMTLRNLITDVPGLRVGNAQDETIASGVTVALFDAPTVASCAVLGGAPGTRETDLLEPDKMVPGIHGIVLSGGSALGLDAAGGVQAFLREREIGFQIGNMRVPLVSQAAVFDLLNGGNKDWGRYSPYRELAYEAAGKAGAEFALGTAGGGYGATTVNLKGGLGSASIVTATGHTVGALAIVNSIASAVIGDGPHFWAGALEVGEEFGGVGLPERVAPERLEPFWKGGPQPATTIALVATDAILTKAQAKRLALSTHAGLARSLRFSNGLFDGDTVFTAATGHKPLADEATDFTYITVAAADCLARAVARGVYEATALPFEGALPAWKDLFGQK from the coding sequence TTGCGCTTGCCTTCCCGGATGATGACCCTACGCAATCTGATCACCGACGTGCCCGGCCTGCGGGTCGGCAACGCCCAGGACGAAACCATCGCGTCCGGCGTGACCGTGGCTCTCTTCGATGCGCCGACCGTCGCTTCCTGCGCCGTGCTCGGCGGCGCGCCCGGTACCCGGGAGACGGATCTTCTCGAGCCGGACAAGATGGTGCCCGGCATCCACGGCATCGTGCTCTCGGGCGGCTCCGCCCTCGGGCTCGATGCGGCGGGCGGCGTCCAGGCCTTCCTGCGCGAGCGGGAGATCGGCTTTCAGATCGGCAATATGCGCGTGCCCCTGGTCTCCCAGGCGGCGGTCTTCGACCTGCTCAACGGCGGCAACAAGGATTGGGGCCGCTACTCGCCCTATAGGGAGCTGGCCTACGAGGCGGCCGGCAAAGCTGGGGCTGAATTCGCCTTGGGGACAGCCGGCGGCGGCTACGGCGCCACGACCGTGAATCTGAAGGGCGGCCTCGGCTCCGCAAGCATCGTCACGGCTACCGGCCACACGGTCGGGGCCCTGGCGATCGTGAACAGCATCGCGTCGGCGGTGATCGGGGACGGCCCGCATTTCTGGGCCGGCGCCCTGGAGGTCGGCGAGGAGTTCGGCGGCGTCGGCCTGCCCGAAAGGGTTGCGCCGGAACGGCTGGAGCCGTTCTGGAAGGGCGGTCCGCAGCCCGCCACCACCATCGCGCTCGTGGCGACCGATGCCATCCTCACCAAGGCCCAGGCAAAGAGACTTGCGCTTTCGACCCATGCGGGCCTCGCCCGGTCCCTGCGCTTTTCGAACGGCCTCTTCGACGGCGATACGGTCTTCACGGCCGCCACCGGCCACAAGCCGCTTGCCGACGAGGCGACGGATTTCACCTACATCACGGTCGCGGCCGCCGATTGCCTCGCCCGCGCCGTCGCCCGCGGCGTCTACGAGGCCACCGCCCTGCCCTTCGAAGGCGCCCTGCCGGCGTGGAAGGATCTATTTGGCCAGAAGTGA